In Mangifera indica cultivar Alphonso chromosome 1, CATAS_Mindica_2.1, whole genome shotgun sequence, a single genomic region encodes these proteins:
- the LOC123202615 gene encoding cytochrome P450 CYP72A219-like — protein sequence MEFTDTDTVASIALSFVFAAIGLCVWVFVDWVWLKPKKLENLLRKEGFSGNSYRLLHGDTKEMFMVSKEAKTRPMSPGSHDIGWRILPFHHRIISNYGKNSFIWLGPTPSINVTDPKLVREIMLRYEIFQKPQTNPLGGLVFNGMVMYEGEQWFKVRKIANPAFHLDKLKDMLPKMHLSCNEMIRKWKTSVTNEESCKLDIWSDIKALIADVISRTAFGSSFKDGRKIFELITEQLSLLNQVFYFFHILGWRFLPTQANRKLKNNNRKIIELIKGIIKKREEALKVGEASNDDLLGLLVESNHREIQEHGNKESGMSIEKVIEECKLFYLAGQETTVNLTGWTMVLLCMHQNWQDRAREEVFQVFGNKEPQFDGLNRLKEVNKILHEALRLYPPIALFTRVTMKELKLGEVRIPPGVLIAIPTILIHHDEEYWGADAKDFNPDRFSKGVSKASKNDQVSFFPFGWGPKICIGQNFALLEAKLALTMILQNFSFQLSPTYVHAPARDIVMQPQHGAHMVLHKI from the exons ATGGAATTCACCGACACAGACACAGTCGCATCCATTGCCTTGTCGTTTGTTTTTGCAGCGATTGGATTATGTGTATGGGTTTTTGTAGATTGGGTATGGTTGAAGCCGAAGAAGCTAGAGAATTTGCTGCGAAAGGAAGGTTTCTCTGGCAACTCTTATAGGCTACTTCATGGAGACACCAAAGAGATGTTCATGGTGTCAAAAGAAGCAAAAACCAGACCTATGAGCCCCGGCTCCCACGATATTGGGTGGCGAATCCTTCCATTCCACCATCGTATCATCAGCAACTACG GAAAAAATTCGTTCATATGGTTGGGTCCAACACCAAGCATAAACGTCACAGACCCTAAATTAGTAAGGGAAATAATGTTAAGGtatgaaatatttcaaaaacccCAGACAAACCCACTTGGCGGGTTGGTTTTCAATGGGATGGTGATGTATGAGGGTGAACAATGGTTCAAAGTTAGAAAGATAGCCAACCCAGCTTTCCATCTTGACAAGTTGaag gatATGTTACCGAAAATGCATTTGAGTTGCAATGAGATGATAAGGAAATGGAAAACCTCAGTCACCAATGAAGAATCCTGTAAGTTAGACATATGGTCTGACATCAAGGCTTTAATAGCAGATGTGATTTCTCGGACTGCATTTGGTAGTAGTTTTAAAGAcggaagaaaaatatttgaactcATAACTGAACAACTCAGTCTTTTGAATCAGGTTTTCTATTTCTTCCACATCCTTGGATGGAg GTTTTTGCCCACTCAAGCcaatagaaaattgaaaaacaataacAGAAAAATTATAGAGTTGATAAAAGGCATCATAAAGAAAAGAGAGGAGGCACTGAAAGTTGGAGAAGCAAGTAATGATGATCTATTGGGCTTATTAGTGGAATCAAATCATAGAGAAATTCAAGAGCATGGGAATAAAGAAAGTGGAATGAGTATTGAAAAGGTGATTGAGGAGTGTAAACTTTTTTATCTTGCTGGACAAGAGACTACTGTAAATTTGACTGGATGGACAATGGTTTTATTGTGTATGCATCAAAATTGGCAAGATCGTGCTAGAGAAGAAGTTTTCCAAGTTTTCGGAAATAAAGAACCGCAATTTGATGGGTTAAATCGTTTGAAAGAA GTAAACAAAATTCTCCACGAGGCACTAAGGCTATATCCACCGATAGCTTTGTTTACTAGAGTAACTATGAAAGAGTTAAAATTAGGAGAAGTCAGAATACCACCTGGAGTTTTAATTGCGATACCAACAATTTTAATTCATCATGATGAAGAATATTGGGGAGCTGATGCAAAGGATTTCAATCCTGATAGATTTTCCAAGGGAGTTTCTAAGGCCTCAAAGAATGATCAAGTTTCATTCTTCCCATTTGGTTGGGGCCCTAAAATATGCATTGGACAAAACTTTGCATTGCTAGAAGCAAAACTAGCTTTAACAATGATTCTGCAGAATTTCTCTTTTCAACTTTCCCCAACTTATGTTCATGCCCCAGCTCGTGATATAGTTATGCAACCACAACATGGTGCTCACATGGTTTTACACAAGATTTAG
- the LOC123202436 gene encoding cytochrome P450 CYP72A219-like, translating to MMEFRDTDTVTSMAFSFVFEAIVACVWIFLDWIWLKPKKLENLLRKEGFSGNSYKLLHGDTKEMLMVLKQAKTRPISPVSHDVGWRIFPFHHRIISNYGKKSFFLLGPTPSINITDPKVIREIMLRYETFQKPKRGPLDRLALNGMVMYEGEQWFKVRKIANPAFHLDKLKDMLPKMYLSCNEMIRKWKNSITNEKSCELDVWPDIKDLTADVISRTAFDSNFEDGRKIFELKTEQLSLLNQVFYFFHIPGWRFLPTQANRKLKSNNRKIIELIKDIIKTREEALSVGEASNDDLLGLQVESNHREIQEHRNKENGMSIKEVIEECKLFYIAGQETTTNLIGWTMVLLCMHQDWQDRAREEVFQIFGNKEPQFDELNCLKEVNKILHEALRLYPPVALFTRVTMKEFKLGEARIPPGVLIAIPTILVHHDEEYWGVDAKDFNPDRFSKGVSKASKNDQVSFFPFGWDPRICIGQNFALLEAKLVLTMILQNFSFQLSPTYLHAPTRGITIQPQHGAHMVLHKI from the exons ATGATGGAGTTCAGAGACACAGACACAGTCACCTCCATGGCCTTCTCGTTTGTTTTTGAAGCGATTGTAGCGTGTGTATGGATTTTTCTGGATTGGATATGGCTGAAGCCAAAGAAGCTAGAGAATTTGCTGCGAAAGGAAGGTTTCTCTGGCAACTCGTACAAGCTTCTTCATGGAGACACAAAAGAGATGTTGATGGTGTTAAAACAAGCAAAAACCAGACCCATCAGCCCCGTATCCCACGATGTTGGGTGGCGAATCTTTCCATTCCACCATCGTATCATCAGCAACTACG GaaaaaaatcattctttttGCTGGGTCCAACGCCAAGCATAAACATCACAGACCCCAAAGTGATTAGGGAAATAATGTTAAGGTATGAAAcatttcaaaaacccaaaagaGGCCCACTTGACCGGTTGGCTCTCAATGGGATGGTGATGTATGAGGGTGAACAATGGTTCAAAGTCAGAAAGATAGCCAACCCAGCTTTCCATCTAGACAAGTTGAAG GATATGTTACCTAAAATGTATTTGAGTTGCAATGAGATGATAAGGAAATGGAAAAACTCAATCACCAATGAAAAATCCTGTGAGTTAGACGTATGGCCTGACATCAAGGATTTAACAGCAGATGTGATTTCTCGAACTGCATTTGATAGTAATTTTGAAGAcggaagaaaaatatttgaactcAAAACTGAGCAACTTAGTCTTTTGAATCAGGTTTTCTATTTCTTCCACATCCCTGGATGGAG GTTTTTGCCCACTCAAGCCAACAGAAAATTGAAAAGCAATAACAGAAAAATTATAGAGTTGATAAAAGACATCATAAAGACAAGAGAGGAGGCACTAAGCGTTGGAGAAGCAAGTAATGATGATTTATTGGGTTTACAAGTGGAATCAAATCATAGAGAAATTCAAGAGCATAGGAATAAAGAAAATGGAATGAGTATTAAAGAGGTGATTGAGGAGTgcaaacttttttatattgCTGGACAAGAGACTACTACAAATTTGATTGGATGGACAATGGTTTTGCTGTGTATGCATCAAGATTGGCAAGATCGTGCTAGAGAAGaagttttccaaattttcgGAAATAAAGAACCGCAATTCGATGAGTTAAATTGCTTGAAAGAA GTAAACAAAATTCTCCACGAGGCACTGAGGCTATATCCGCCGGTAGCTTTGTTTACAAGAGTAACTATGAAGGAGTTCAAATTAGGAGAAGCCAGAATACCACCCGGAGTTTTAATTGCGATACCAACAATTCTAGTTCATCATGATGAAGAATATTGGGGAGTTGATGCAAAGGATTTCAATCCTGATAGATTTTCCAAAGGAGTTTCTAAGGCCTCAAAGAATGATCAAGTTTCATTCTTCCCATTTGGTTGGGACCCTAGAATATGCATTGGACAAAACTTTGCATTGCTAGAAGCAAAACTAGTTTTAACAATGATTTTGCAGAATTTCTCTTTTCAACTTTCTCCAACTTATCTTCATGCCCCAACTCGTGGTATAACTATACAACCACAACATGGTGCTCACATGGTTTTACACAAGATTTAG
- the LOC123224897 gene encoding uncharacterized protein LOC123224897 — protein MKAYLKAFDLWDMVIEIDKQPNLPPENPTLNQIKHHSEEVAKRYEVLSCIHFAVSKVMFAKIMALETAKEAWDKLKLEFHGSDKSKQMQIFNLKRKFALLRMKKDELVKDYIDRLMKIVNQLTLLGELISKNKVVAQVLVSLPEKFEAKIFSLEDSKDMSIITISELSNSLQVVELRQVKDESNLQSKNMAEDELQGSNDDEDRAPKMKSLANIYNKCNIVVFELVTYEKASRFSPTQANRKLENDNKKIIELIKGIIKKREEALKVGEASYDDLLVLLVKSNHREIQEHENKESGMSIEEVIEECKPFYLAGQETTANLIE, from the exons ATGAAAGCTTACTTAAAAGCTTTCGATTTGTGGGATATGGTTATTGAGATAGATAAACAACCAAATCTGCCGCCTGAAAATCCaacattgaatcaaattaagcaTCATTCTGAAGAAGTAGCTAAGAGGTATGAGGTTTTATCTTGTATCCATTTTGCTGTATCAAAGGTGATGTTTGCGAAGATCATGGCCCTTGAGACAGCAAAGGAGGCATGGGATAAGTTGAAATTGGAATTCCATGGAAGTGACAAATCTAAGCAAatgcaaattttcaatttaaaaaggAAGTTTGCCTTGCTTAGAATGAAAAAGGATGAATTAGTTAAAGATTACATTGATAGGCTAATGAAGATTGTGAACCAACTTACTCTTCTTGGAGAactaatttctaaaaataaagtTGTAGCACAAGTATTGGTGAGTTTGCCAGAAAAGTTTGAGGCAAAGATCTTTTCATTGGAAGATTCGAAAGACATGAGCATCATAACCATTTCAGAGCTTTCAAACTCCTTACAAGTTGTGGAATTGAGACAA GTGAAAGATGAGTCTAACTTGCAAAGTAAAAATATGGCAGAAGATGAGCTACAAGGTAGcaatgatgatgaagatagaGCACCTAAAATGAAATCACTTGCTAATATTTATAACAAGTGTAATATAGTTGTATTTGAGCTTGTAACATATGAAAAAGCATCAAG GTTTTCGCCCACTCAAGCCaatagaaaattagaaaatgataacaaaaaaattatagaattaataaaaGGCATCATCAAGAAAAGAGAGGAGGCACTGAAAGTTGGAGAAGCAAGTTATGATGATCTATTGGTTTTATTAGTGAAATCAAATCATAGAGAAATTCAAGAGCATGAGAATAAAGAAAGTGGAATGAGTATTGAAGAAGTGATTGAGGAGTGCAAACCTTTTTATCTTGCTGGACAAGAGACTACTGCAAATTTGATTGAATAG
- the LOC123225047 gene encoding cytochrome P450 CYP72A219-like produces MSLLNQVFYFFHIPGWRFLPTQTNRKLKSNNREIIELIKGIIKKRDEALKVGETSYDDLLGLLVESNHREIQKHGNKESGMSIEKVIEECKLFYLVGQETTTNLIGWTMVLLCMHQNWQDRAREEVFQVFENKEPQFDELNRLKELNKILHETLRLYPLVALTNKVTMKEYKLGGVKIPPGVLIALPIILVHHDEEY; encoded by the exons ATGAGTCTTTTGAATCAGGTCTTCTACTTCTTCCACATCCCCGGATGGAg GTTTTTGCCTACTCAAACcaatagaaaattgaaaagcAATAATAGAGAAATTATAGAATTGATAAAAGGCATCATAAAGAAAAGAGATGAGGCACTAAAGGTTGGAGAAACAAGTTATGATGATCTATTGGGTTTGTTAGTGGAATCAAATCATAGAGAAATTCAAAAGCATGGGAACAAGGAAAGTGGAATGAGTATTGAAAAGGTGATTGAGGAGTGCAAACTTTTTTATCTTGTTGGACAAGAGACTACAACAAATTTGATTGGATGGACAATGGTTTTATTGTGTATGCATCAAAATTGGCAAGATCGTGCTAGAGAAGAAGTTTTCCAAGTTTTCGAAAACAAAGAGCCACAATTTGATGAGTTAAACCGCTTGAAAGAA CTAAACAAAATTCTCCATGAGACACTGAGACTATATCCACTAGTAGCTTTGACTAACAAAGTAACTATGAAGGAGTACAAATTAGGAGGAGTCAAGATACCACCTGGAGTTTTAATTGCATTACCAATAATTCTAGTTCACCATGATGAAGAATATTAG
- the LOC123202680 gene encoding cytochrome P450 CYP72A219-like, translating into MEIPVTSIAFSVAFVAVSACLWKLLDWVWLKPKKLEKFLRQQGFSGNHYKLFYGDTTEMIMMRKQAKTRPISPFSHDIASRVIPFHHHICRNYGKNSFIWLGPIPDINITDPRLIKEIMLRHEIFQKPKLNSLGRSVFSGMGIYEGERWFKVRKIANPAFHLDKLKGMVPKMYLSCKDMIRKWKFSMADKESCELDVWPDIKVLTSDVISRTTFGSSYEDGRKIFELISQQINLLNQVFYTFHIPGWSFVPTQANRKLKSNDKEIREMIKGIIKKREGVLKVGEASYDDLLGLLVESNHREIQENGNKESGMSIEEVIDECKLFYLAGQETTATLIIWTMILLCMHQNWQERAREEVFQVFGDKEPQFDELNRLKEVNKILHEVLRLYPPPLLLRQTIKEAKLGEIIIPSGAFISIPILLVHHDEEYWGVDAKEFNPDRFSQGVSKASKTDQLSFFPFSWGPRTCIGQNFALLEMKLALAMILQNFSFQLSPDYAHTPVLGITIQPQNGVPMILQKL; encoded by the exons ATGGAGATTCCAGTGACATCTATTGCCTTCTCTGTTGCTTTCGTTGCCGTTTCAGCATGTCTGTGGAAGTTGCTGGACTGGGTTTGGTTGAAGCCAAAGAAGCTAGAGAAGTTTCTTAGGCAACAAGGCTTCTCCGGCAACCACTACAAACTTTTCTATGGAGACACAACAGAGATGATCATGATGAGAAAACAAGCAAAAACACGACCCATCAGCCCCTTCTCACATGATATTGCATCTCGAGTCATCCCGTTCCACCATCACATCTGCAGAAACTACG GGAAGAATTCATTTATATGGTTGGGTCCTATACCAGATATAAACATTACAGACCCCAGACTGATAAAGGAAATCATGTTAAGGCACGAAATATTCCAAAAACCCAAGCTGAACTCACTTGGCAGGTCTGTATTTAGTGGGATGGGGATCTATGAGGGTGAACGATGGTTCAAAGTCAGAAAGATAGCAAACCCAGCTTTCCATCTCGATAAGTTAAAG GGTATGGTGCCTAAGATGTATCTGAGTTGCAAGGACATGATAAGAAAATGGAAATTTTCAATGGCTGACAAAGAGTCGTGTGAGTTAGATGTGTGGCCTGATATTAAGGTTTTAACATCAGATGTGATTTCTCGGACAACATTTGGTAGTAGTTACGAAGatggaagaaaaatatttgaacttATAAGCCAACAAATCAATCTTTTGAATCAAGTTTTCTACACTTTCCACATCCCAGGATGGag TTTTGTGCCTACTCAAGCAAACAGAAAATTGAAAAGCAATGACAAGGAAATTCGAGAGATGATAAAAGGCAtcataaagaaaagagaagggGTCTTGAAAGTTGGAGAAGCAAGTTACGATGATCTCTTGGGTTTATTAGTGGAATCAAATCATAGAGAAATCCAAGAAAATGGGAACAAAGAAAGTGGAATGAGTATTGAAGAGGTGATTGATGAATGCAAACTTTTTTACCTTGCTGGGCAAGAGACTACTGCAACTTTGATCATATGGACAATGATTTTGTTATGCATGCATCAAAATTGGCAAGAACGTGCAAGAGAAGaagtttttcaagtttttggAGACAAAGAACCCCAATTTGATGAGTTAAACCGTTTGAAAGAA GTAAACAAAATTCTTCATGAAGTACTAAGATTATATCCACCACCTTTGTTACTAAGACAAACTATAAAGGAGGCCAAACTGGGAGAAATTATTATACCGTCTGGAGCTTTCATTTCAATACCAATACTTCTAGTTCATCATGACGAAGAATATTGGGGGGTCGATGCAAAGGAATTTAATCCAGATAGATTTTCCCAAGGAGTTTCAAAGGCTTCGAAGACCGATCAACTCTCATTCTTCCCTTTCAGTTGGGGTCCCAGAACATGCATTGGACAAAACTTTGCACTATTGGAAATGAAACTAGCTTTAGCGATGATTCTGCAAAATTTCTCCTTTCAACTTTCTCCAGACTATGCTCATACCCCTGTTCTTGGCATAACTATACAACCACAGAATGGTGTTCCCATGATTTTACAAAAGCTTTAG